In the genome of Candidatus Zixiibacteriota bacterium, the window AGTTCGACCGACACACCGGCCTTTTCGATGACCCTCTGGTGGATGCGATTCACTTCAACGCTCGGGGACATCATGTAGCCGCTCGAATAATTCATGAGCATTTGACGAGTGTCGGTCGGAATGTCGAGATCAAAGAAAAACTTGATTGACAGAACTACGATCTTTTAGCCGACCATCTCCTCAACACGCCAATTAACCGATCGACATCGGAACGATTATTATGAAGATGGATCGCCACTCTGATTGATCCCTCGCGTTGGACAAGGATGATCTTCTCCTTGATCAGGTGACGGTGCAACAGTTCGTAGTCGGTACAGGTGAAAGTAAAAATCGCGGAGCGATGTCTTGACTCCATCGACGACGTAATTGCGTAGTATGGATCTCTTTTGATATAGCGTGCCAGATGATCCACGAGGGCGTAATTGTGTCGACGAATGTTGCGAATGCCCAGCTGCCGAAACAGTCGGGCCGACTCCAACATGCCTATCTGATTAAGAACGACGTAGTACCCCATTTCGAAACGTCGGGCAGAATCGAACCAGGGCAGGTCATAGCGGAACAGATCGGTGAACTGTTGTTGCCAATCGACACCGAGCCATGACATGAAGGTTGGCTTAATCTGGTCGCGAACACGATCAGAGAGATAGAAAAAGCTGCATCCCTGGGGCGAGAGCATCCATTTTTGACAACCTGAAGTGAAAACATCTACTCCGATTCGGTGAAGATTGATCGGCTCGGCACCCATGCCCTGGATACCATCTACGACAAAATACATATCATGCTTGCGGCACAACTCCGAAAGCGCCTTGAGATCGTTGCGGTAACCGTTGAAAAACTGCACCCACGAAATAGCCAACAAACGCGAGCGGGGCGTAATACTGTCAGCCAGACTTTCCATATCGAAGCAACGATTACGCGACGGGACGAATTTCAGTTTCAGGCCGCGAGTCTCGGCGGCGGAGCGAAATGTATACGCAACAGCCGGGAACTCAATATCGGAAACCAGAATCTCATCCCCCTTCTTCAGGGGCAGACCGAAAGCCGCCAGATTGAGCCCAAACGATGTGTTTAATCCCAATCCTATTTCCCGTACATTCGCCCCAGTCAGAGCAGCATAGTGTCGACGAAGTTCAGCGGCGGTGTCGAAAGCTCCGTGGGTATCATCCTTGATCGCCAGCCGCGACTGGAGGTAACCATCAATGGACTGGCATAGGCTGGTCGAGAAAGGTCCGTTGGAAGCAGTGTTGAAATAGACGACTTCTTTTGTATGCGGAAAGAGCTTTCGAACTTCTCTGAACGGACGGTCATTGTCAGTAGCCATAAACAAACCTCACAACAGGTAGATATACCCGATGATAATCAATGAACCGGCCAACTTGAGAAAATAACCAAACAAGAAAAAGAGTAAATACGGCATCGAGAGTTTCAATCGTACGGTCAACCCCATAAGAGTAGGCACTGCTCCCAGAGTGAAAACCAGCAAAGCGACAGCCACCGCCGCACGGATACCATCAAAGGGTAATACTACATACAAGAAACTGTACGCCATAGTTGGAACGGCAACAAAGAAGGCAAACTCGGTCAAGAAGTTGACGACATAAAGCCCCGGTCCGGTCGGTTCGAGAAGGTCATCCGGTACGCCGCGGGTGATGTTCAGAATATTCTCAAGCCAATGCCACAGCACGGAGAGAACCAGAAGATACGCACCGGCAACACCAAAACACCAGGCCATCAATGGATAGGATATCATTTCAGCCAACCTTCCCGACGGTACCATTTGTAGGTTTCGCGGGCACCTTGTTCAAATGGAATCTCCGATTCGAAGCCGAAGGCACCCCGTGCCTTTGATGTCGAGACTTCCCACGAGGTGTGCAGTTCGCGTGCCTTCTCGCGTGTAAGCATTGGCGTTGCCCCTACCGCCTTGAAGGTAAACTCCGAGATAACGGCAATCAGCTTGAACAATGCTCCCGGTAATCTGAGGGCGATCCCTTTCCTGCCGGCGGCCCGAGCCAGAATATCGACAAGATCTTTCATAGTGTAGGATTGGTTCTCGGCAATGAAGTAGCTTTCACCTGACACGGTCTCTCCGGTGGTGGCCAGACAGATACCCCGGCACAGATCATCGACATGAACTAACTGCAACTTACGATTGATGTTTCCAATCAGCGGACGGATACCCTTGTTAACAATGTTGAAAAACGAGAATATCTCGCGGTCGCCAGGACCATAGACTCCGGGAGGGCGAATTGAGATAACATTAAGCTGTTCGGCGTAAGATAGTGCCGCTTTCTCTCCGGCCAGTTTTGATTCGCCGTAGATACTGATCGGACGTGGTTGATCATCCTCTGTCACCGGTCGTCCCTCAATTGCCGGACCGGCTGCAGCCAACGATGAAATGTAGATCACCTTTTTGACATCCGGATTGTTCTTCGCCACCTCCTCCATGAGAGACCTTGTTCCCCTCTCGTTGACCTCAAAGAAGGTGTCCTTATGTCGAGCTTTGACTACGCCGGCATTATGAACAACATAATCCACTCCAGCGACCATTTCCCGCAGTGTCTCAGGCTGGGTAACATCACCCTTGCGATATTCGACCTCAAGTTTCTCAAGAGTCGTCAGACTCGCACTTTCACGTACACCGGCGACAACACGAAAACCACGCTCTATAAAAGCACGGCATAACCTTGCTCCAACAAACCCGTTGGCCCCGGTGATAAGGACCGATGATGGTAAACTGGACATGGCGTGAACTTAGACAATTTGATTAGTCCGGACAAGTGATGATTATCGCGCGTGACTGGATAGTTCCAGACCAATGTGATCACCCACCCAAATGTGACTTGATTTGCCTAAGAAAATCAGTGATTGTAGGGAATGCAAACCTTCAATATAGATAACGCACAGACTCTATATCGTAGTTTCGTCCCCGTACCCGAGAAAGGGATTTTGAGGTCAGTGCTCATTACAATAGCCATACTACTGATTCTTATTGGATCAGCCGGAGCACGAACGCTGCTTGACCCCACCAGAGACGGAGTCAGCTTTACAAATAGTGTACCAGCTCATTGCCTGGCGGCCCACCGTGTTGGAAAAATCGAGCTGGCCGTTAGCAACAATGGCACAATAGGAGTTTCCTATCATCCGGGATCGCAATCTGACTGGTTCACGGGACAACCGATTAGCCACTCCTGCCAGTATCCGAAAGGTTCCAATATCGTCTACCTGTTTGGCGGAGCATTTTGGATTGGGGCGGTAGTGGGACGCGACACGCTTGTCTCAGTTGGAGCCGATGGTTGGCAACAGGCCTACGAAATGTATCCCGGCGAAGGTGTGCCTGGCGAAATGATCTATCGGTCGATCCGGGATCCCAACTCGCCATATTATGATGATGCCGTATCAGAGGAGGATTACATCTCGGTCTACACCGATACGCGAACCGACGGTATTCCCATCGACTACTTTGGTCAACCCCACCAACCTCTCAATATCAAGGTCACACAGGCATCCTATGCCTGGTCCTATTCGTACGCCGAGGATTTTGTTCTGTTCGATTACAAGATCAAGAATATCGGCGCCAGAACGCTTCAGGATGTCTACATGGGGATATACATGGACTGTATGGTCTGTTATGACTGCTTCGGGACGGGTTCCTTCGTTGATGACCATACCGGCTTTCTGCACACCTACCCCGGAGAATACGGCGACTGCATTTTTGAGGATACAGTGTTTGCCGCCTGGATTGCCGATGACGATGGTGACCCTGACCTGGTTCATAGTGACGGTAAAATTCACCCATGTCCGCATGTTACGGCCACGCGCATTGTACGTACGCCCTCAACGAAACTTAATGTCAGTTATAACTGGTGGATTGGCAATGGCAGCCCGTCACTCGATTTCGGACCCCGTGAGCGAGATTCTGTTGGCCTAAACAAAGAGTCTTTTCGGGATTTTCGAACCGGTGGGTTAGGCACACCGGAGGGTGATGTCAATAAGTACTATGTGCTCAGCAATCAGGAATTTGACTATAACCAGGTTTACACTTCTTCGATTCAGGTCAATGACCCTCTCTGGATTTATCCTAATCAGGACCTTGCCGAAGATTTCGCTGACGGCTTTGATACACGCTACCTGTTGTCATTCGGCCCGTTCGATATTGCACCGGGGCAGACGCTGCCTATTTCTTTTGCCTATGTTGCCGGGGAAAACCTTCATATCATTCCCGGTAACAACGAGAACCTACTCACAAACCCGAATGCCTATATGGCCAATCTCGACTTCTCTGATCTGGCCCGAAACGCCGTCTGGGCTGACTGGATATACGATAATCCCGGCATAGATACCGATGGTGACGGGTATTATGGCGAGGCACATACCTGCTGCATAGAATCCACAATCGTAGCCATCGATACCGCAAATAACGACACTTCCTGGGCGTATGATCAATGTGATTCCTTTTTCTACGTTGGCGATGGCGTCCCGGATTTCCGGGGAGCCGCACCACCGCCCGCGCCAGCTTTTTGGGTAACGCCTGCCGAAGGTTCTATTCGTATCCGCTTCAACGGAACCCGATCGGAGACTGAGGAGGATGTGTTTCTGCATCTAACCGATTTTGAAGGCTATCGCTTATACATCGGAAGAGATGAACGTGAGGAGAGCTTCAGTCTGGTAGCATCCTGGGACCGAGATGACTACAACCGTTATGTGTACAACCAGACGAAGCGGACCTGGATGCTAACGGGAATTCCTCTTACCCTCGCAGAGCTACGTGAATTGTATGGCGACCCTGAACTCATTCCCATGAACCACTCGCGCACATCGCCATATTCACCACCCTCCGAACCGACTACTCTAGTATATTTCGAGCCGCAGGATTATAACGCTTCCGAGTTTGGGCTGCCGGGTTCCATTCGCAAACTCTACCCCGACCAACCCTTCCCCACCTCGACCAATCCCGACTCTGCCCAAGCGGAGGAACTGACTGAGGATGGGTATCTCAAGTACTACGAATACGAATATGTGATCGACAATCTTCTGCCCACTGTGGCTTACTGGGTGAATGTCACCGCTTTTGATTTCGGTTCGCCGGAATCCGGCCTGATATCACTCGAATCGTCGGTTTCCCTCGGCGCTCAAAGCGTGTATCCCCGCCCCCACGGCTATCTGGCGGGGACATCTGATGGCAGCGTCCTGGTCTACCCCAACCCGTATCGTCTCGATGTCGATTATCGGGAAATGGGATTTGAGGGGCGGATAGACGATCGAGGGGATGATCGCGTACGAGTTATCCACTTTGCCAATCTGCCGGCCCGGTGTGTTATTCGTATCTTCACTCTGGACGGTGATCTCATCAAAGAGATAGATCATAATATGGATTCATCCGATCCCAACGCTCCTCATGATTCCTGGGACATGATTACCCGTAATGGGCAGATAGTAGTCTCCGGCCTCTATTACTGGACGGTGGAAAGACACAACGGCGAAGTGCAGATAGGTAAACTTGTTATTATAAGGTAGAGGCGGCAAACTGTTTCGATTCTCCCCCAGGCTCACTGCTATCCTGAACTTAATGCTTGTACAAAACCATAGTGAAGGTGTATGTTCAGGAATCTGCAGCGCGGCTGCGAATTAGAATTACAGTTCGGATTAATCAAACCGAGGACAGCAATGACGGAAAACGGTCAGCAAGACGATAAAGACATCCTGGAACCAGACAACGCTCTACCGGAGATCACATTCCTCCAACTACCACCGACCTCGCAAGCAGCCTGCACACGTGCCGGATGGGCCGAACTGATGCCGGTGCAAGCCAGAACAATCCCCTACATCATGGCCCGCCGGGACCTGATGGTTCAGGCGCGAACCGGGAGCGGCAAGACGGGCGCGTTCGTACTCCCAATTCTGGAGAGAATTGATGCTTCCCTGGCCAGTTGCCAGGCGCTGATCCTGGTCCCAACCCGCGAGCTTGCACGCCAGGTGGCGAACGAAGTGGACATGCTTGGAAAAGATTCTGGAATCCGCTCAGTTGCGGTCTATGGTGGCGTAGGCTATGGCCCCCAACTTGATGCTTTTGAAAAAGGTGTTCATCTGGTAGTGGGTACTCCGGGACGAATCCTGGACCATCT includes:
- a CDS encoding aminotransferase class V-fold PLP-dependent enzyme, which gives rise to MATDNDRPFREVRKLFPHTKEVVYFNTASNGPFSTSLCQSIDGYLQSRLAIKDDTHGAFDTAAELRRHYAALTGANVREIGLGLNTSFGLNLAAFGLPLKKGDEILVSDIEFPAVAYTFRSAAETRGLKLKFVPSRNRCFDMESLADSITPRSRLLAISWVQFFNGYRNDLKALSELCRKHDMYFVVDGIQGMGAEPINLHRIGVDVFTSGCQKWMLSPQGCSFFYLSDRVRDQIKPTFMSWLGVDWQQQFTDLFRYDLPWFDSARRFEMGYYVVLNQIGMLESARLFRQLGIRNIRRHNYALVDHLARYIKRDPYYAITSSMESRHRSAIFTFTCTDYELLHRHLIKEKIILVQREGSIRVAIHLHNNRSDVDRLIGVLRRWSAKRS
- a CDS encoding SDR family NAD(P)-dependent oxidoreductase yields the protein MSSLPSSVLITGANGFVGARLCRAFIERGFRVVAGVRESASLTTLEKLEVEYRKGDVTQPETLREMVAGVDYVVHNAGVVKARHKDTFFEVNERGTRSLMEEVAKNNPDVKKVIYISSLAAAGPAIEGRPVTEDDQPRPISIYGESKLAGEKAALSYAEQLNVISIRPPGVYGPGDREIFSFFNIVNKGIRPLIGNINRKLQLVHVDDLCRGICLATTGETVSGESYFIAENQSYTMKDLVDILARAAGRKGIALRLPGALFKLIAVISEFTFKAVGATPMLTREKARELHTSWEVSTSKARGAFGFESEIPFEQGARETYKWYRREGWLK